One genomic region from Hoeflea algicola encodes:
- the cobO gene encoding cob(I)yrinic acid a,c-diamide adenosyltransferase, giving the protein MSERVKITDGMSEEQLNERHAEKMKKKKAARDKIIATKTIEKGLVIVHTGKGKGKSTAAFGMIFRAIGNGMKVGVVQFVKGKWSTGERKVLEAFPDQVKMATMGQGFTWETQDRSRDIAAAREAWQCAREMILDPEIDMVLCDELNIVLRYDYLDVNEVIETLKEKPEMKHVIITGRNAKEELIEFADLVTEMEMIKHPFRSGVKAQVGVEF; this is encoded by the coding sequence ATGAGCGAACGGGTCAAGATTACCGATGGAATGAGCGAGGAACAACTCAACGAGCGCCACGCGGAAAAGATGAAGAAGAAGAAAGCCGCGCGTGACAAGATCATCGCCACCAAGACCATCGAAAAGGGCCTGGTGATCGTCCATACCGGCAAGGGCAAGGGTAAATCGACGGCCGCATTCGGCATGATCTTCCGCGCCATCGGCAACGGCATGAAGGTTGGCGTGGTGCAGTTCGTCAAGGGCAAGTGGTCGACCGGCGAGCGCAAGGTGCTGGAAGCCTTTCCCGATCAAGTGAAAATGGCCACCATGGGCCAGGGCTTTACCTGGGAGACGCAGGACCGCAGCCGCGATATCGCCGCCGCCCGCGAGGCTTGGCAATGTGCCCGCGAGATGATCCTCGATCCGGAAATCGACATGGTGCTGTGTGACGAGCTCAACATCGTGCTTCGCTACGATTATCTCGACGTCAACGAGGTCATCGAAACACTGAAGGAAAAGCCGGAGATGAAGCACGTCATCATCACCGGCCGCAACGCCAAGGAAGAACTGATCGAATTTGCCGATCTGGTCACCGAAATGGAAATGATCAAGCATCCGTTCCGCTCTGGCGTGAAGGCGCAGGTCGGGGTGGAATTCTGA
- a CDS encoding EamA family transporter: MSLTASWQFWALVAAVFAALTAIFAKVGIADIDSDLATFIRTCVIIVVLGAILTVSGKWRHPSSIPFKTWLFLGLSGLATGGSWLAYFRALKLGDAARVAPLDKLSIVLVAIFGVIFLGEHLSALNWLGVTLIGTGAILLAVF; the protein is encoded by the coding sequence ATGAGCCTGACGGCAAGCTGGCAGTTCTGGGCGTTGGTGGCGGCGGTCTTCGCCGCCCTGACGGCGATTTTTGCCAAGGTCGGGATCGCCGATATCGACAGCGATCTCGCCACCTTCATCCGCACCTGCGTGATCATTGTGGTGCTCGGCGCTATCCTGACGGTGAGCGGCAAATGGCGGCATCCGTCATCGATCCCGTTCAAGACCTGGCTGTTTCTGGGCCTGTCAGGGCTTGCCACCGGCGGCTCGTGGCTCGCCTATTTCCGCGCGCTCAAACTCGGCGACGCCGCCCGGGTGGCGCCGCTCGACAAATTGTCGATCGTGCTGGTGGCCATTTTCGGCGTGATCTTTCTCGGCGAACACCTGTCCGCGCTCAATTGGCTGGGCGTGACGCTGATCGGCACCGGCGCGATTTTGCTGGCGGTTTTTTAG